The DNA segment CCGCAGCCGGGAGTTCGACCCGAAAAATATCATCGTTGAATTTGCCAGAGTGCTACTACGGATGATGGAATTGTTGCCCATTTatctaacaatttttatttttattatcttaatttttggttgatgttttgatagacaagttcttgtatttgttatatcatgatatttttctttagttttatgtttatataaaattaaatgtaaaaatatattaaagattatcaatgataataaactttttcattgataataatttattacaataagatcaaaattaattttgtaatgggaataactaaccattattattaacaatgaataaattcgtccgtGCTTCATACAAAGTTGGATTTTGCTGCAAAAGTAAAAATTATTCCGCAGCCAGGAGTTGAACCCAGTAATTCTCATCGTTTAATTTGCCTGAGTGCTACTGCAGATGATGGAATTGTTGTCtattatctaaaaatttttatttttattatcttaatttttggttgatgttttgatagacaagttcttgtatttttttggtgactaaatagaaaagaaagaaaaaaaaagagataaaaccaaattaattggctagggtcatatctaaatttattagaTGTTGAAGGTCACTCCATGGTTGGCTCCAATTCGAGTGAATGTCCGCGACAGAAGCAGCTGCTTTAGCCATACAATCTGCAACACTATTTGCAGTCCTCTGAATTAAAAGAATAGAGACTCTCCAATTCCAATTCATAACCTCCTGTATATGCTTTGCCAAATTCCATTCCGGAATATCCTTACCAAGCATTCTTTGGTTTACCAAGAAAAGAGCTTCTAAACAGTCTGTTTCACAAATAACCTCACGAAatccactctcccaagcaagaaGTAAACCTCTCCAAATTGCATACAATTCAGCAAAAAGAACACTGCACACTTCGACTTTCCCAGTGCAACCTTTCAACCAACATCAATCAGGATTGCGAATGATACAACCAAAACCAGCATAGCCAGAAGGAGCAAAccaactagcatcacaattcaatttaacaGAATGAACTGGAGGCGGAACCCAATGCAAGCAAAGTGAAGGAGGAGACAGAGATTGATGCATAGCAAAAATAGTGTGAAACTCCCTTACTGAACTACGAATCAAACTCACCACTTTACTAGCACTCCATGAATCATCTATATTAAATAAGTCATGATTCCTTCTTCTCCAAATCCACCAGATGgtcgaaaagaaaagaaaaacatctcCACTTCTTGCACCTCTGTAGAGCCAATCATCTAAATTCGAGTTATCTGAATACAGGCCTAAAAGGTTCCAGACCTCCTTGGCACTAGGGCACTCCCGAAGACAATGAAGAATGGATTCAGAACCATTCTGACACCGATGACAGGTGCTAGATAAAGCTAAACCACGACCCAAACGAAACTCTGCCGTAGGAATAGCATTGTGAAGACTGAGCCAAATCAAGAACTTGTACTTCTCAAGAATATGCAGTCGCCATACCCACAACCAATTATCATGCTCATTCTAGTCAAAAGTTTTGGCTAGCCAACTGTACCCACTCCTAGCTGAGTAGAGTCTAGAAGATGCCACACCCCACGACCAACCCGAACTCTCTCCAGCATTCAAATCCGGATTATAAGCATTCAAACACTGTTTGACATCTTCTGGAATGATAGAGAAAATATCAAGGAGATTCCATTGACCATCTTTCCAAACGTCTCTAATAGTTAAATCAGAGTCAGATATATGTACAAAAGGGACATCTTGAGCAATTGGGCCCTCAATACTCCAATTGTCAAACCAAAAAGATTGATCAAGTGACCCAACGCACCAAGAGAAGGCATCCTTAAGAGCACCAAAAGCCTTTGAGATACTCTTCCAAACATGAGAAGCATTGCAA comes from the Arachis duranensis cultivar V14167 chromosome 7, aradu.V14167.gnm2.J7QH, whole genome shotgun sequence genome and includes:
- the LOC107496758 gene encoding uncharacterized protein LOC107496758, which encodes MSPYLFVLCMERLACYISHKVVEGVWKPVSVTRGGPKFSHLMFADDLLLFYQATKSQVQMVMHSLNIFCKTSGMKVNLEKSKAFCSKNVTARRRDIFTSVSSIRFALDLGRYLGVNLNHSRTSKASFHSLGVRDPACVNISLLGKLVWQFFYCQDKPWVALLRAKYLRNEGVLDGPVPCNASHVWKSISKAFGALKDAFSWCVGSLDQSFWFDNWSIEGPIAQDVPFVHISDSDLTIRDVWKDGQWNLLDIFSIIPEDVKQCLNAYNPDLNAGESSGWSWGVASSRLYSARSGLHNAIPTAEFRLGRGLALSSTCHRCQNGSESILHCLRECPSAKEVWNLLGLYSDNSNLDDWLYRGARSGDVFLFFSTIWWIWRRRNHDLFNIDDSWSASKVVSLIRSSVREFHTIFAMHQSLSPPSLCLHWVPPPVHSVKLNCDASWFAPSGYAGFGCIIRNPD